The DNA segment TCCCAAATGAGCTTTAAGGGCAACTTCATCACGCAGTTGTTCAAGTTGAGCTTTTTTCTCTTCAAACAATTTTTTTAGATCTTCCATAATTCTCTCCTTACCATCCTCAAGTTGTATGCTGTTACCGACACATAGCCTTGTGGCACTGCAGCAAAAGGGAAAACGAAAAGGCTAATTATCACATAAGATCATAACATGTTGGCATTCGACAGTATTTGTTTATGCTGTGCGATAGGATACGGTATTTAAGGCTAAACAATCTTGTTTTTATTACCACCCATTGCTCATAAAGAAGGCCTTAACGATGAATCGCTAAGGCCTTTTAATTGTTCTTATCCGGAAAAATTCCATCTGAAGAGATTTCTTCCTTTTAGGTAGTGTCGATAGTACCCAACCAAGTTACTGCTCAAAAATAATAGTTCCATAGCAACCGCTACAGGAGACGAGGCAAGGTAATTATGCGGTATCCAGAACAATGTCCCGATGATCATTAAGATTCGAAGTCTTTTGTCATTTTTAGAAAATGCACCTGCTGTATGGAAAGTTGTGCCTACGCAGCTCAAAACACTTAACATTCCCTCAAACGTCAATGCTGTTGCCATGAGTGCCAGACCAATGAATAAAGCCATTGCCCTTGGTGATGTTGTAAACACACTTGTTAGATAACGAAGTGTTGCCACCAACATCAAAAAACCGGCAGTCTGGTGTCCAAGCAAGAAGAAGTGAGTTGAGATCAATGTACCGGAGACAAAGAGGCATTGAACAATTCGTTTTCGATCTTTGAATTGAAAGGACAGGATATCAAATAGGATGGCAATGCCGACAAGAACCTGCGATATGAGATAAAAAGACATGACGAATAGTTCTCCTAAAGAAAATGAATAGTAGAAGGCACGGTTCCTAAGTTGCAAAAGCTCAAAAATTTCTTATGCAGCATTTGGCTGCCTATCACCCTGTTAGACTCAGCGTCAATTCTAATTCCTTAACTTCCATCCACTCAGTATTCATATAAAAAGAACAATGTTCGTTTGTAACAAACTATAAAACACATATAATTTGGCTATGACAACACACTGTATATACAGATTAAAATTAAAAAGTTAAAGAATTGCTTTAACTTTTGCGAAGCTTGAAGTTCAGAGCCCCAATAAGAAAAGCCCCCTTAAAGGGAGCTTTTCTACAGCGTATTGAGGTAACCAACTTACCATTAGATAGCTGCGCTATGCGCGTTGATTTGTCTTTGTCCAAAATCTCCAGCGCAGATAATTTATCCTGTATAACTCCAATTTGTAGAAGTGATGCTACCATTTGAGGTTTGCCACAAACAGGCATAGGCAGGGTGACGATTAATAAATCTTGTACCTCGCTCTACTCCCATGGCGAATAGTGCGGTAGCTAGAGAATCTGCTTCTGTACAGGTTGGCGCCATTACAGATACAGCGGTGCACTCTGGCGTATTGGAAGATAATTTTTGTGAGGTCATCGGCACAATGTGGTTGTAGCCTTTAGAGGCCAGACTCTCATAGTTACCTGATGTCGCCATCGCTCTGTGACGCAACGGAATTGTATACAAGTTTTCAGCCGGAGAACTTGCATTCTGAATACCTATATTCCACTCTTGATTAACTGTCACTGAAGAACCAATGCGGATGTCTCCACCTGCATTCACAAGGAAATTATGAACGCCCTGCTGTTCAAGTTCTTCAGCTACAATATCAACGACATGCCCCTTGGCGATACCGTCCAGACTTATGGACGCTTCCGTACTGGCAAGTCGAACAGTTCGCCCTTTCATAACAACGTGTTCAGGATTAGAAAGTCGCTTCAAATCAGCCTGCAAGGACCTTGGCAGCTCTGTTAATGATCCCACATTGTTTTTTGCAAGAATATGTAAAACAGGCGCTACAGCTGGATTGAACCCTCTATTCGTCTTCTGCGTTAAGACAAGAGATCGCTTCAACAGGTTGGTCACATTAGAAGGAGTATCCTTCAACACACCTTGGGAATTAAGCACACCCAGTGGGCTTTGTGTTTCGTAACGTGTGAATAGACCTTCTGCTTTCGCTGCAGTATTAAACGCTGCTCCAATAGCCTCATCCAACACGGTTTTGCTTTCATGATAGGCTGTAATAGAAAGAAAGGTTCCCATTCGGAATTGCGTTTCCGCACGCTTGTGCAGTTGAGACAAGTCATCAGCTGCCATCACGCGGCTCAAAGGAGCCATGGGTCCAAGTGCCCCCATTGCTCCAAGAGCATAAAGAAACCGTCTTCTGCTAACCATTGACATCGGTCTCCTCCAATATTTTATCAAGATCAAAAGTTGGTTTCTTCACATCCTCTTTTTTGGGACTTTCGAGGCTGCGAACATAACGAACGGATGCGGTATCACGCTGAAAACTGTTTGTTACGTTATTAGCCAACTCGTACCCACACAGCCCCACAAACAACACAAACACTATAAGTGTAACTACAGATCGAAATTTCATGATTACTGCTCCGCCTTGCGCTTTTTGCTTGGCACTAACCAAGTTCGCATAAATGTGAGGTACTCAAATAGACTGCCAATAGGACACAACAAGGTGCACCACGGGCGCTTAATCACGAGTGATGTAACCACAATTAGGACAGTGAGTGCAAAAATAGCTGTAGAGCCAATAAACGAGAATGCCATGCCAAACGGCTCAAATTGAGCATCAGACGGATTCCTGAAATACACAGCTGCACTCATGGCAAACAATGTAAAACCACGTGCGGTCCACTTCATCCATTCCGTCTTTTTAGGAGCAGAACAGCCAGTAATTCGACCAAGTCCCTCTTGAACACCACCAAAAGGACAAAGCATTGCGCAGTATAAATTTTTACGTGTCGCAAGAAAGATAACCAGCGCCAGTACAAGACAGATCAATGCCGTGTACGATGCCATCCCTTTTGTCCAAAGACCGCTCAGGAATAACACAAGGGAAGCGAGAGAGAACTGGGCACCATACATAAAGCCTAAAACTATCGTGCACACACCCAGCAGCCCTAATCGGGCATACTTCTTATTCCACTTGAAAAAGTGGCTTGAAATGACGAACGCCAACAAAAAGAACAAGGTACTCAACGCAGCCTTACTCATCTCCTCATTGGAAAGCTGCACTGTACTTTCCTCAACGGCTGAACCTCGAATGTAGTCAACAGCCTTCTCCACGCCTTTACGCATAGCGTTGGAAGACAATGTTGCACCGGATACAGCATCTACATGAGGAAGGTTAGAGGACGACGCACCAAGAAAAGCATCAAGCACACCGTCTCCCAGCACCCGTGTAATGTATGTGGAAGTATCCGTTGATTGAACTAGCGCAACCCGTTCAATAATTTCGTCGCGGTTTACTACCACTGCAACCTGCAGTGGTCCGCCATAACTTGGGTGTTCAGCTAAGCCGATATAAAGTTTGTCATCAGGCTCACCTGTACGATGCCCTTCATACACTGAAGGACGAACCTGCTTCACCCCTTCAATATCAGCTGAGATATTCTTTATCCGTTCAAGTCCGGCTTCATCAGAGCGCACCCCGCCAGCTACCCACGCCGCTATCAGGATACACAGTGAAAGTACTGCCAGTATGCGTTCAATAGATTTTCGAGACACAGTCACTCTCCAGAGAGCTCTACGGCGAACCGTTACGTTTTCGGTTCGCCGCAGATATTGTGTTAGTTAGATTGAGTAGAGTCAGCTGGCTTTTTCATAATAAAGAGCCTGAGGCCTATAGCACTGCAAATAACAACAGGCAGACCAAGAACACCTATGAAGTACCATCCAGCGATGGATTCGTATTCACCCATAAGTGTAAAACCACCGGCAACAACTGAGCAAAACGAAGCAAATGCCATGTAAATAAGTGCCACGTGCCACCAGACGATTTTTTTACCATAAGACTTCAGCCATTCGCCTATCCCCATAACAACCAGGACTTGTAGCGCGCCCATGGTCATCCAAAACAGGTAATCAAGCATTGTAGTTCCGGGAAACATTGTATTTCTCCAATATTACTGAAAGATTGATTGTAACTGGAAAGGCATCTATTCCATGCCGTGGTAGTCCCACGTCTTCTCAACTTTGAGGAAGTTTTCTGTGCGTAGCCACCAAGGCGGATTATGGTAGTTTGCTTCCTTGCCACCGTTCCAGTCAGAGCGGTAGTCTTCTGCTTCATGGAATTTGAAGAAGTTTTTCTGCATAGCAAGCAAGCCTGTGGCAACAAGACCTGTAGGGTCACGAGGCTCCAGCTCTCGGGAGATAGTATGGATCCATGTGTTCTTACGGGAATATGGACAAACACCAATGCAGACACGACAACCAAGACCAAACTGTGTGGTACCGCTAGCCCACTGCTGGTAGCATTTCTCTTCGTTAAGCTTCCAACGCTTAAAGCCACGAACTACAGTCTTTGGTTCATCATCAAACGTGATGGCACCGGATGGACAGTTTTCTGCGCAGATTTTGCACTTCTTACAGAAGTCAGCCATCTTAACGTCGATTGGCTTGTCGTATTCAAACTCAATGTTGGTAATAACTGCTGCCGGACGGAAGTTTGCTCCAAGCTCTGGAACCATAACCATACCCGCACGGCTGTACTGGCCAAGACCAGCCAGCTGCACATAAGGACTCATCATAATTTCATAGTTATGACCCGGGAACTGTGCACGTGCCGGGTAACCCAATTCCTTGATGAATCGCTCCATAAGGCTGGCTGCACAACGGGAACGGAAATACGCGTCAAAGGAAGTTGAGTATCCAACTGCGGAATAGGTGCCGTCCCAGTTCATTGGTACACCGAAAACAATGATGGACTTCCAGTGCTCAGGAACCTTGTCTCCCCAGCTGTCATGCCCTTTGTTAGGCATACCGCGCATGAGTCCTTTGAACATGAAACGTGGGTCAAATTTAGCAATACCAACCAAAGACATGCCGAACTGATGCGCCATCCGCTTAATTAACTGGGATGCATGCTTAGGTGATTTGAACTCCATAGGCTTATCACGCCAAATGCCGCGATAGTCCCAATCCTCAGGCGGAACTGGCTTACCTGAACGCATATGTTCATCATGCGGATCTTCAGGAAGACGGTTGGTATGATCTGCGTGTTCCATGCCACCGAAACGAAGCGCACCAGTATATGCACCTGCAAGTGCATAGCGTTTATGCTTTTCCTTCTCCCATGCTTCGGCGCGTTTGATGTTACGCTGCAAGGATTCAAGCATGATCTCTAAATCGCCAGGACGAGCTCGGTAGTGATCCCCCACAGGACCAGGCAACTTGTCCACGCCCATATCAGGAGTCCATTCACCACTCTTAATGATTTTCACCAAAGCTGCTAAACGCAGGAAGAGGTATTCAGTCCACTCAGGACGCTCTACTTTACCTACCGGTGTCATCATCGCAGGAACATCTGTTCTAAATGGCTCGCGGTTAAAGAACATATCTCCGCCCTGATATGTTCGCCCATAACCGGTATACGCATCATCGGAACGACCGATAGCAAAACCGGCTCCGCCCGCACCAGCTACTGTAGCAGCCGCCGCGGTTGCACCGCCGTACTTGAGGAAGTTACGGCGCGATACCCCTTTCTTTTTCTTTTGAGATGGTTCTGGCTCGTTACTTTCAACAGACTCCTCTAATGTCTCTTCCTCTCCATATGGTGTGGAAGTAAAGTTTTTAGGGTCGTTGATAATGTCCATTGGATTTTGCTCATTCGACATTGTATGCCTCCTCTTTACTGAAAAGTTATGTCTACTGTTGCTGTTCTGATTGGCATTCGAACGCACTGCCATCGAAAGCACGTTCTAGGTCAGGCATCCCGCTAAGAAGAAAAGCAACATACTCTTCAACACACTCTGGGTGCTGCTTTTCCAGTTTTCGAGAGCGCATAACGAGATAATCTCGAGCATCAAAATCGAGATACGCCAACTCAAGATGGCACATTGCAGCGGCTTCGATATTTCCCTGCTCAATCAGGGCATCACCTTTTATCTGGAAAGCAAGATATTCAGCTCCACCACCGGATTCGATGAGTTCATCACACTGCGTTATGCAATCGTCATATTTGCCAAGTTCAAACTGACAGATTGCAACACCACGACGCGATTCTCGATGGTCTGGAGTTATGGATACTGCCTGTAAAAAATACGGCAGTGCGGATTCGTATTGCTTCATGGCCAGCAACGTTTCGCCCGACCAAAAGTTTGGCCCCATAGCTTCGGGCGCTGCCGTTGCACTGGTTTCGAAATACGTAAGGGCCTCCTGTTGTTGGCCTGTCATGGCGCAACACAGTCCAGCATGGTAGGTTGCACCAGCATGCCCTGCATCTACCGTTAATATTTCCCGGTACAGTTCAAGCGCTAATGCGTACTGCTGAGCAAACAAAGCAATATTGGCTCTGTTGAATTTTGGATTTATGCTTTTTGGTGAACGCTCAATGGCAGAAAGAAATGCTTTCTCTGCTTCCATAGGCTCATCTAACTGTAAGTGAGCCAATCCCAGTTCATTGTAAGCCTTGGCTTGCAAATCTGACGGCATTCCACCGGCAGATATTTGTCCAATTAAATAATCAACCAGTTCTTGATACGCCTGCTGGTTCTTCAGCTCGCAAATACGTTCTCCCAGTTGAGAATCAGTAATACTGCTTTGCACTTGGTTCATAGCGTTACTCCTTGGCTGCTTATTACCAAGATGCATGCCAAGAAATTTACAATCGCAATATCAGACAGTTAAAGAACGGTAGTGATTCTCAAGCACTTGCTTATGCGAAATATGACAAGAAAAATCGCTGCATATCACTTTAATTGCGATATATAGCGATTCGGGATACAGATAAGAAATGAGCAACATGGTTAACAAAGCAACACGAGAAGACGATTTGGCGTTTTTAATGGGAGCAATGACTCGTATTACGGGCAGTCTGGACATGCAGACTGCGCTTATCGAGACATTTGACTTCCTTTCCGAGCATTTTCCAATTGAGGCAATCTCCCTGCACCAATACTCTCCTCAATTGCGAAGCTTAAAACTTCTGTTCCTTGTCCAGAAAGGTCGTTTCGACTTTGTAGAAACAGTAGTCCCCATACCAGAGGAAGAAGCTGGTAATTTGCTTATGCACCATAAGGGAGTTACCAGACTCACTAGAACTTCCCAAATTAGTAATGAACCTGTTGTCGAAGCACATGGCAGAGCTCTTGCTCACCTTATCCCCTACAAGAAACGTTCATACCTCGTTGGCACTCTCCGCTCAGAAATAGAAACTATAGGTCATCTCTGCTTCATGGGTACACACGAGAACTGCTTTACCGAAGAGCATGAACGGAAGTTAAAACACTTGCTAACGCCTTTCGCACTCACCATGACCAACTTGTTGCAATACAAAAGAACCATAGAGTTTCAAAGGAAACTTAATGAAGAGAATAAAGAGCTTCAACGAGATCTGGACTTCCTGAGAGGAAAGAGAATTGTAGGTGAGCAAAACGGTCTTCGAAAAACAATGGAGATTGTCCAGCAACTCAAGGGAAGAGAAGTTCCTGCATTGATTTTGGGTGAAACAGGCACAGGTAAAGAGCTTATTGCTGATGTCATTCAAAGCATTTCACCACGAAAGGACAAACCATTTATTAAGGTAAACTGTGGAGCTATCCCAGATTCCTTAGTAGACAGCGAACTGTTCGGGTACGAAAAGGGAGCATTTACCGGTGCTACTACAAGTAAACCCGGTCGATTTGAGCAGGCGCACGGCGGCACACTCTTTCTTGACGAGATCGGGGAACTCCCGCTTCAAGCACAAGTCCGTCTGTTACGGGTGTTGCAAAACAACGTTGTTGAAAGATTGGGAAGTACTAAATCTATTGAAGTTGATGTCCGCGTTATAGCAGCCACCAATAGAAATCTTGAATTAATGCTGCAGGAAGGGACATTCCGTGAAGATCTGTATTATCGCCTGTACGTTTTTCCTATCCATTTACCGCCATTACGAAATAGGACGGGCGACATTCCGGAACTCATATATCATTTCTTAAAAAGTGCCTGTGACGAGCTGGAAATATCCCCTCTTCCAGAAATACCAAAAGCAACCACAGAACGGCTGCTTAAATACTCGTGGCCAGGTAACGTCCGCGAGCTGGAAAATTTGGTTAAACGAGGTGTAACTCTCTCCCCGCAGGGTCCCCTTCTTTTGGAAGAACTTCTGCCGCAAGACGAGGGATGGTACATCGAACCAGAAGAAAGTCAGAGCTATTTTGAAAAGTCTATTGATGCGCGAGTTGAAGCGGTCTTAGAAGCACATCTTGCGAAACTTAATCTTCCAATTCCTATAGCTCAAAACGCACTGCCACCAGCTGCTGAGTCCACTCCTGTTGTTCAGACATTAGAAGAAGCAAATCGGACGGCTATTATGAATGCCCTATCTGCAACCAGCGGCAAAATTCATGGCCCTGGTGGAGCTGCTGAGCTTCTTGATATCAATGCAAGCACGTTACGCAGTAAAATACGCAAGCTAGGGATTACTACAGAGAAAAAATAGCTCCATTACAAGATGATAAGGTCCCTCCAAGTTTTTAATTGGGGGGCTTCTTTATTCTTAACTGGCGAATCTGATATGCGTGTTTGTTACCAAAGAGAAAATAAAAAACGAGTAATCCAATCACATTTAAGTCGTCTCATCGCCCTGTAGTCCCGAACAATTTATCCTGATTTGTTCTAACAGGCAGTTAGGGATGTATGGGAGACAGTAAAAAAGCGAACTTTCATTTGACAAGTAAAGCCAAGAAATAACAGTATTCCCTTTTGAAATAATTATGTTTTAGGACTTGCTCAATGAAAGAAAAATGCTCTTTGCTCCTGCTCTTATTGTTCGTTGTCACGCCGCTTGCCACTATTGCTCTTATCCCTATACATTTGTGGGTGTTATTAAATATTGTGCTATTTACAATAATTATTACTGTAACCTACAATATGGAGCACAAAAAAAATGCTCCTGGCCCACTTGCACAATGTGGCCTTGTGGCAGGTATTATCTGTTTTGAAACTGTGCTTTGGGGATGTGCTAATTTCATTTTAACAAACACAGCGATTTCAAATACAGATACGTGGCAAACGATAGGTGCTCTGGCTGCCAGCGGCGTAACAGGTATTGCAGCTTTTGCAGCTTTTGGAATGCTCCTGCATCATATTCGAGAAAAAAACTAAACTGCCTCATCACACTGCTCGCTCCAACCCTCAATATTCGTCATGGTCAGCATATAGTTACGCTCCCCCTATTAAGCCTTAAAATTACTATGTGGGATAATTGAGGGGACAAAGGTTTAAATGCAACCGCATAACCACTAAATCAATAAGTCAGAGCGAGCAGCAGGTTTATGTTTTGTTGAACAGAAAACTACTCAGCTTTAGTTTTCCTTTCTTTTTTACCAAAAAATGCTTCAATCTCTTTCAACGAGCGGAATTTGATTGCCTCGCCTTTAGCCTCATGCATCATTGATTCAAGAGAGCGTAATTTCTTTTCAGGTGGCGTATGGTTTGGATAGCCAATAGCAAGCATTTCGAATGGAGAAAGGTAA comes from the Halodesulfovibrio marinisediminis DSM 17456 genome and includes:
- a CDS encoding tetratricopeptide repeat protein — translated: MNQVQSSITDSQLGERICELKNQQAYQELVDYLIGQISAGGMPSDLQAKAYNELGLAHLQLDEPMEAEKAFLSAIERSPKSINPKFNRANIALFAQQYALALELYREILTVDAGHAGATYHAGLCCAMTGQQQEALTYFETSATAAPEAMGPNFWSGETLLAMKQYESALPYFLQAVSITPDHRESRRGVAICQFELGKYDDCITQCDELIESGGGAEYLAFQIKGDALIEQGNIEAAAMCHLELAYLDFDARDYLVMRSRKLEKQHPECVEEYVAFLLSGMPDLERAFDGSAFECQSEQQQ
- a CDS encoding YgjV family protein, encoding MSFYLISQVLVGIAILFDILSFQFKDRKRIVQCLFVSGTLISTHFFLLGHQTAGFLMLVATLRYLTSVFTTSPRAMALFIGLALMATALTFEGMLSVLSCVGTTFHTAGAFSKNDKRLRILMIIGTLFWIPHNYLASSPVAVAMELLFLSSNLVGYYRHYLKGRNLFRWNFSG
- a CDS encoding 4Fe-4S binding protein, encoding MSRKSIERILAVLSLCILIAAWVAGGVRSDEAGLERIKNISADIEGVKQVRPSVYEGHRTGEPDDKLYIGLAEHPSYGGPLQVAVVVNRDEIIERVALVQSTDTSTYITRVLGDGVLDAFLGASSSNLPHVDAVSGATLSSNAMRKGVEKAVDYIRGSAVEESTVQLSNEEMSKAALSTLFFLLAFVISSHFFKWNKKYARLGLLGVCTIVLGFMYGAQFSLASLVLFLSGLWTKGMASYTALICLVLALVIFLATRKNLYCAMLCPFGGVQEGLGRITGCSAPKKTEWMKWTARGFTLFAMSAAVYFRNPSDAQFEPFGMAFSFIGSTAIFALTVLIVVTSLVIKRPWCTLLCPIGSLFEYLTFMRTWLVPSKKRKAEQ
- a CDS encoding FAD:protein FMN transferase; this translates as MVSRRRFLYALGAMGALGPMAPLSRVMAADDLSQLHKRAETQFRMGTFLSITAYHESKTVLDEAIGAAFNTAAKAEGLFTRYETQSPLGVLNSQGVLKDTPSNVTNLLKRSLVLTQKTNRGFNPAVAPVLHILAKNNVGSLTELPRSLQADLKRLSNPEHVVMKGRTVRLASTEASISLDGIAKGHVVDIVAEELEQQGVHNFLVNAGGDIRIGSSVTVNQEWNIGIQNASSPAENLYTIPLRHRAMATSGNYESLASKGYNHIVPMTSQKLSSNTPECTAVSVMAPTCTEADSLATALFAMGVERGTRFINRHPAYACLWQTSNGSITSTNWSYTG
- a CDS encoding 4Fe-4S dicluster domain-containing protein; amino-acid sequence: MSNEQNPMDIINDPKNFTSTPYGEEETLEESVESNEPEPSQKKKKGVSRRNFLKYGGATAAAATVAGAGGAGFAIGRSDDAYTGYGRTYQGGDMFFNREPFRTDVPAMMTPVGKVERPEWTEYLFLRLAALVKIIKSGEWTPDMGVDKLPGPVGDHYRARPGDLEIMLESLQRNIKRAEAWEKEKHKRYALAGAYTGALRFGGMEHADHTNRLPEDPHDEHMRSGKPVPPEDWDYRGIWRDKPMEFKSPKHASQLIKRMAHQFGMSLVGIAKFDPRFMFKGLMRGMPNKGHDSWGDKVPEHWKSIIVFGVPMNWDGTYSAVGYSTSFDAYFRSRCAASLMERFIKELGYPARAQFPGHNYEIMMSPYVQLAGLGQYSRAGMVMVPELGANFRPAAVITNIEFEYDKPIDVKMADFCKKCKICAENCPSGAITFDDEPKTVVRGFKRWKLNEEKCYQQWASGTTQFGLGCRVCIGVCPYSRKNTWIHTISRELEPRDPTGLVATGLLAMQKNFFKFHEAEDYRSDWNGGKEANYHNPPWWLRTENFLKVEKTWDYHGME
- a CDS encoding sigma-54 interaction domain-containing protein, which produces MSNMVNKATREDDLAFLMGAMTRITGSLDMQTALIETFDFLSEHFPIEAISLHQYSPQLRSLKLLFLVQKGRFDFVETVVPIPEEEAGNLLMHHKGVTRLTRTSQISNEPVVEAHGRALAHLIPYKKRSYLVGTLRSEIETIGHLCFMGTHENCFTEEHERKLKHLLTPFALTMTNLLQYKRTIEFQRKLNEENKELQRDLDFLRGKRIVGEQNGLRKTMEIVQQLKGREVPALILGETGTGKELIADVIQSISPRKDKPFIKVNCGAIPDSLVDSELFGYEKGAFTGATTSKPGRFEQAHGGTLFLDEIGELPLQAQVRLLRVLQNNVVERLGSTKSIEVDVRVIAATNRNLELMLQEGTFREDLYYRLYVFPIHLPPLRNRTGDIPELIYHFLKSACDELEISPLPEIPKATTERLLKYSWPGNVRELENLVKRGVTLSPQGPLLLEELLPQDEGWYIEPEESQSYFEKSIDARVEAVLEAHLAKLNLPIPIAQNALPPAAESTPVVQTLEEANRTAIMNALSATSGKIHGPGGAAELLDINASTLRSKIRKLGITTEKK